A stretch of DNA from Allomeiothermus silvanus DSM 9946:
GTAGCCGCCTGGCCCGGTGGCAGGCCGAATGGGTAGCTGCCCAACTGCAAGACCAGGGGATTGCCAGCACGCTGGTCATCGTCGAAACCCAAGGCGACCGTGAGCGGGTGGCGTTCTCTCAAATGCAGGGCCAGGGGTTTTTCACCAAAGCGGTACAGGATGCGGTGCGCGAAGGGCGAGCGGACCTCGCCGTGCACTCGCTCAAGGATCTGCCCTCCGCCCCTACCCCAGGGCTGGTGCTGGCGGCTATACCCATCCGGGAAGACCCCCGCGAGGCGCTATTGGTGCTCCCCTCGGCTTGGGACGCCCAAGCCCCGGCACTGCCGCTGGCTCCGGGAGCGCGGGTGGGCTCGAGCGCGGTGCGCCGCCAGGCCCAACTGGCCCAGCTCCGGCCTGACCTAAAGCTGCTGGAGCTGCGCGGCAACGTCCCTACCCGGGTGGAGAAGCTCCAAAGCGGCGGTTACGAGGCGATCCTGCTGGCCTGGGCGGGTCTGAAGCGGCTGGGGCTGGATCTGGGGGGGCTCGCGGTACGGCTTCTAGAGCCCCGAGAGTTTGTGCCCGCGCCGGGGCAGGGGGCATTGGCCCTCGAGTGCCGCGAAGAAGACACCCAGCTACGAGGGGTCCTGCAGGGACTGGATGACCCTACCGCCCGCCTCACCGTGGGGATCGAGCGCGGCCTGATGGCCCGGCTCCAGGGGGGCTGTCAGCTGGCCCTCGGCGCGAGCGCTCAGAGGGTGCAAGGAGGCTGGCAGCTCCTGGCCTGGTACGGCGGCAGGCGGTACGAAGCGCTCGGCGCCGAACCCCAGGATGTGATCGAGGGCATCTACGCCCAGATTCTGGCCGATCACCCGGAGGCCATAGGCGCGATGGGGGAGGTGCGGCGGTGACGGTCGCCCTAACCCACGCCGAAGGACGCCTGGAAGGGTTAAGGGAACGCCTTGAAACGCAGGGGTATAGGGTGGTGCACTACCCGCTGATAGCTACCCAGACCCTGCAGGGGGTAAGCCTGGAGCCGCTCGAGGCCTGCTGCTGGTGGCTCTTCTCGAGCCAGGCGGCGGTTCGGGCGGTGGTGGAGCTAGGGGGAAGGTTCGCGGGGCACCGCCTCGGAGCGGTAGGGGAAGGCACCGCCAAGGCCTTGCGGGATCTGGGCCTCGAGGTCGAGTTGGTGAGCCCGGAGGGCCACGCTGAATCCCTGGCCCGTGCTTTCATCGCCTGGCAAGCCCCGGGGCCGGTAGGGCTCCCGCGCGGGAACCGGGCGCTACCGACCCTGGCCGATCTGCTGGAGGGGGCTGGGTACGAAGTGCACGCTCTGACGGTATACAAAACCCTCACCCAGCCCTGGCCCCCGGATGCGCCAATCCCCGATCTCACCGTGCTGGCAAGCCCTTCGGCGGTGGAAGCTTTGCCGGTGGAGGTAGCCCGGCAGACCCACTGCATCGCCCTGGGGCCGAGCACCGCGCAAAGCTTGCGGGCCTGCGGCCTCAGCTATAGCCAAGCCCAAAGCCCCACCGTAGAAGGGGTGATCGCGGCCATCGAACACGCTACCCAGGCCCTACCCCGCTCTGCCGTCCCCGGTTTGCACGGCTAAAGTGACGTTGTTTCGCCGAACGCAGTTAGGGAAGGATACCGATGAAGACCCATTCCAAAGAACCACCGATCGCTTCGACCCCCGGGCCAGCTCTGCCGCCTCTACCCTATCGGCCCCGGCGGCTGCGCCAAAGCGCCGCCTTGCGCGACAGTGTGGCCGAGACCCGGCTCCACCCGGAAGATCTGATCGCGCCATTCTTCGTGATCCCAGGCCAAGGGCGCGAGGAGCCGGTTCATGCCCTACCGGGAATCGCGCGTTACAGCGTGGATTTGCTGCTACCCCAGCTCGAGCGCTCCCTCAAGCTGGGGGTGCGCTCGGTAATGCTCTTCGGGGTGCTGCCCCCGAGCGAAAAAGACCCGCTGGCCCAAAGCGCCGCCGACCCGGGCGGCCCGGTTCCTACCGCTTTGCGTGCCGCCCGAAAAGCCTTCGGCAACGACCTGGTGCTCTACGCCGATGTATGCCTTTGCACCCACACCGACCACGGGCACTGCGGGCTACTCAAGGAGACGCCTAGGGGCGTGGTGATCGACAACGACGCGAGCTTGGTCCAACTGGCCCGGATGGCGCTAACCCAGGCCGAGGCCGGGGTGGACTGCGTGGCCCCCTCGGACATGATGGACGGGCGGGTAGGCTACCTGCGCCGGGCGCTGGATGAAGCCGGGCACACCGGGGTGGGCATCCTCTCCTACGCGGTAAAGTACGCCAGCGCCTTCTACGGCCCCTTCCGCGAGGCCGCCGGGAGCGCCCCCAGCTTCGGCGACCGCAGCACCTACCAGATGGACCCCCGCAACGCCCGCGAGGCCTTGCGCGAAGCCCGGCTGGACGAGGAAGAAGGGGCCGATTTGCTGATGGTAAAGCCCGCCCTGGCTTATCTGGACATCCTAGCCCGGCTCCGGCCCACCACCCAGCTGCCACTGGTAGCCTACAACGTAAGCGGGGAGTACGCCATGCTCAAAGCAGCGGCGGCAGCAGGGGTGCTCGAGGAGGGCCGGGCCGTGCGCGAAACCCTCACCGCGATCAAACGGGCCGGAGCGGACCTCATCATCACCTACCACGCCCTAGAGGCGCTCGAGCGCGGTTGGCTGTGAACAACAGGAGGTGGGGATTGAGCAAAGTTGCTTTGCGCAGCAAACACGCCTTTGAGGATCACCGGAAGCCACGCAAATGGGTTTTCCCTTCTTTTTCCCCCCTTTCCTGGCGCTGGGTGTGGGTGGCCTTCGGCTTGGTGGTGGTGTTTCTCATCGCCCAGGTGACCTGGTGGATGATCTTCCAGCGCCAGCTGATCCAGCAGAGCATCGATTACGCCGAGACCACCTGGCTGCAAGAGGCCGCGCTGGTGCAACAGCTGTGGCTGGCCTCGAACCCCACCGAGCGGGAGGCGCTGGCCCAGGAGTTGCGCCAAGGATTCCCCCAACTGCGGGTGGAGGGCGAGCGGGTCTTGGTGGACCCTGAGCAGCTGGCTGCCTACCGCAACGCCCAACTGCGCCACCTGCGCATGCTGGCTTTCGAGGGCCCCTTTTTCTTGTTGGTGGCGCTCTTGGGCCTGTACATCATCGGTATGGCCTTGCGCCGCGAACAGGAGTTGAAGCGACGGCAGCAGAACTTTTTGATGGCCGTCACCCATGAGTTTCGCACCCCTATCAGCACCGTGCGCCTTTTGGCGGAGACCCTCGAGCGGCGCGAGCTGCCGCGCGAGAAGCAGCTAGGCTACCTGGCCCACATGGAGCAAGAACTCTCCCGACTGGAAGCCCTTTCTGAGCGGCTTTTGGCGACTGCGCGCCTCGAGCAAAGCCGCACCCGGCTTACCCCCCAAGGGTTCGCCCTGGCCACGGCCACCCGGCTAGACCTGGGCCAGGTGGTAACCGAACTCCTGCAGCGCCAGCGGGGCGGCCTGGAGGCGCGCGGGGCGGTGCTTCGCCTCGAGCTTCCGGAGGGAGAACTCCCGGTCGAACTGGATCCGGAAGCCTTCGGCATCGCTCTTTCCAACCTGCTCGACAACGCCATCAAATACACCCCTGGGGAGAAAAAGCTCATCCGGCTGCGGCTCGAGCGCCAGGGCAGCGAAGCCCTGCTTCACGTCGAGGACCAGGGGTCGGGCGTGGCCCCCGAGGACCTGCCCTACATCTTTGACCCCTTTTACCGCTCGGGGAGCGAGCTGACCCGCGAGACCCCGGGCTTGGGCATCGGGCTGTATCTGGTCAAAACGATCATGGAACTGTTGGGAGGAAAGATAACGTGCACACCGCTAGAACAAGGGACCCGTTTCACCCTGAGCCTACCGCTTTCGGCGGAGCGAGCCAACCTCGTGCCCGAGGGCACCAACCGGGGGGTTGCATGAGGCGCCGGGTGCTGATCGTCGAGGATGAGCGGGTGCTAGCCGAGGTACTGGCCGACAACCTGCGCGAGGAGGGGCTCGAGGTGGCCGTCGCCCGCGATGGCGAGAGCGCTTTGCAGCTGTGGCAAAGCTCCCAGCCGGACTTGGTGATCTTGGACGTGATGCTCCCGCGCCTTTCAGGGCTCGACGTATGCCGCCGTATGCGCACAGCGGGTGACCGCACCCCGGTGCTTTTCTTGAGCGCCAAGGGCCAGCCAGAGGAACGGGTGGAGGGGCTGCGGGTAGGCGGCGACGACTATATGGGCAAGCCTTTTCACCTTCCCGAGTTGCTGCTGCGGGTGCAGAACATGCTGTCCAGGTTGGAGTGGGGACAGGAGGCGTATTTTCGCCGAGCCGAGCGAGGGGTGGAGGTGGCCCCGGCGGGGCTCAGTTTCGGCGGGCACCAGGTGGACTTCCGCACCTGGAACGCGACGCTGGCCGATGGCCGGGTCGAGCCCTTGGGCGAGCGCGAAATCGGTATCCTCAGGCTGCTCGCCGAGCGGGCCGGGGAGGTGGTGAGCCGCGATGAGATCCTCGATCGGGTATGGGGGGGAGACATCTTTCCCAGCAGCCGCACCGTGGATAACTTCATCGTGCGCTTGCGCAAGCTTTTTGAACCTGACCCGGCCCACCCGATCTATCTGCACACCGTCTGGGGGGTGGGCTATCGCTTCACCCCTGAGGGCACTGGCCTCCAATTCCCGGACAAACCCGCCCAGGAGTCGGCATGATGGCGGTTCCCCCTGCACCGGACAACCCGCTTACCGAAACCCCCTTGTTCCTTCGCGCGGCGTGGGGCGAGGACACCTCCAGGGCCCCCATCTGGGTGATGCGCCAGGCCGGGCGCTACTTACCTGAGTACCTGGCGGTTAAAGCCCGAGCCAGCTTTTGGGAGATGGTACGTACCCCTGAGCTGGCTGCCGAGGTGACCCTGCAACCCCTGCGGCGCTTCCCGCTGGATGCAGCTATTCTCTTCAGCGACATCATGACCCCTTTGCAGGCGATGGGGGTGCGGATCGAGTTCAACCCGGGCCCCCTCATCGCCGAGCCCATCCGCTCGCTGCGGCACATCGAAGCCTTGCGGGTCCCCGAACCCGAGGAGATCGCCCCTTTTGGAGAAGAGGCCATCCGGCTAGTGCGGCGCGAACTCGAGGGCAAAAACATCCCCCTGATCGGCTTCGGGGGGGCTCCGCTGACGCTGGCGACGTACCTGATCCAAGGTTCAGGCTCCAAGGAGTACGAAGCGTTCCGGGCTTTTTTACGTCAGGAACCTGCCGCGGCCCATACCCTGTTGGAGAAACTCACCGAGGTCTCAATCCGTTATCTGCAAGGCCAGCTTCGGGCTGGAGCCCAGGCCATCCAGCTTTTCGACTCCTGGGCCGGGCTACTGGACGAAGCCACCTACCGCGCGTTCGCTCTGCCTTATACCACCCGGGTGCTCGAGGCCCTAGCAGGATGGGGAGCACCCCGCATCTACCTGGCGGTGGGGGCTTCGCACCTGTACCCGGTGATCGCCGAACTCCCTCTCGAGGTGGTGAGTGTGGACTGGCGGCTAGGCCTGGAACGCATCCGCCCCTACTTCCCCCAGCGCACCCTGCAAGGCAACCTCGATCCGGCGGTGCTGCTGGCTCCCCCGGAGGTCATTGCCCAGGAAGCCCACCGGGTGCTGCGGGCTGGGCTCGGTGGGCCGCATATCTTCAACCTGGGGCACGGCATCCTGCGCCAAACCCCCCCTGAGCACCTGGCCCACTTGATCGAAACCGTGCACGCATTTGACCGGACACCCGAACAAATCTAGGAGAGAGCTATGGCACAACCCCACGAAACGGAAAAGCGCGAATACCAAGAAAAGCCCACCCGCCGCACGGTGGACATGGACCCCGCCGGGCTCATCAGCCGCAAGGCACCCGACCAAGCCAAGCGGCAATTCCTGAACTATAGCTTCTACAAGCTCTTGCCGGAGTTCCGCCGATTGCCGCGCAGCGAGATTGCCGAGGCCAAAGCCGAGTTTGCCGGGGTACTCGAGCGCTGGGCGGGTCGGGGCGAGGGTTTCATCCTGCGCACCTACAGCCTGGTGGGAACCCGCGCCGACGTGGACTTCATGCTCTGGCGCGTCAGCTTCGACGTGCGGGATTTCCAGGCCATGCAGGCCGAACTCAACCGCACCCGCCTGGCCGGTTACCTGACCCAGCCTTATAGCTTCCTCTCCATGCAGAAGCGCTCCATCTACGTAGACCGCTTCAACCCCGAGGGCGAGGGCGTGCACCTGAGCCCCGGTCAGGGCAGCTACCTCTTCGTGTACCCGTTCGTGAAAACCCGGGCCTGGTACAACCTCTCCCCCCAAGCCCGCCAGGGCATGATGGACGAGCACATCTACGTCTCGGCTCCTTTCACCGGGGTCACGCTCAACACCTCGTACTCGTACGGGATTGACGATCAGGAATTCGTGGTGGCTTTCGACTCCAACTACCCCCAGGAGTTCGTGGACTTAGTGCAGCGCCTGCGCTTCACCGAGGCCAGCCTCTACACCCTGCGCGACACCCCGATGTTCACCTGTGTGAAAAAGCCCATCCACGAGATGTTGGATGATCTGGCGTAAAGAAGGCCTGTGGCTGGCGATCAAATGCTTTTCCGCTGGCCACAGGCCTTTCCTGGCGTATGACGTACTGACGAGGTTCCTATGAACGTACTTTTCATGGCCTACGGCACCCCTTACCAACGCAGCGAAACCCTGCCTTACTACACCGATATCCGCCGGGGCCGCCCACCTACCCAGGAACTCCTGGAGGAACTCGAGGAGCGCTACCGCCGCATCGGGCGCAGCCCCCTCAACGAGATCACCTACGCCCAAGCGGTGCGGCTCGAGGCCGCCTTAAACGCCACCCTGCCGCTTTTCCCCGAGCCCCTCGCCGCCTCGCCCGGCCCCCGGGTGCAAGGACCGGCACGGGTGTACTTGGGCACCAAGCACTGGCACCCCTTCATCGCCGAGGCGGTGAAGGCGATGGCCCAGGACGGGGTGAAGCAGGCGGTGGGGATCGTCGCCGCGCCGCACTTCTCGGGCCGCAGCATCGCCGAGTACCAGGAAAAAGTCACGCAGGCCCTAGCCGAGCTAGGGGACCCCTTCGAGATCCGCTTTGTGGAGGAGTACTATGACCACCCCGGCTACATCCGGGCTGTCGCCACGCGGGTGGTAGAACAGCTCTGGCGGCTCGTCGAGCCCCAAAAAGCCCTGTTCCTCTTCACCGCCCACTCTATCCCTGAGCGAGCGGCTCAGGATGGACGCTACCCGGGGCAGATCCGGGCTACGGCGGCGCTCGTCGCCCAAACCCTGGGCCTACTGCACTGGGACACCGCCTGGCAATCGGCAGGGCGCACACCCGAGCCTTGGATCGGGCCGGACATCAACCAAAAGCTCGAGGAGGCCCAAGCCGCGGGCTACCGCGAGGTGGTGGTGACGGCGGTGGGCTTCCCCAGCGATCACCTCGAGGTCTACTACGACCTCGACTACGAGGCGCAGAACACCGCGCAAAAGCTGGGGATTCGCCTTTTGCGTACCCGCAGCCTCAACGCCGATGCGGATTACATCGAGGTGCTGCGCGATATCGTGGCGCGCAAGTGGAGGGAATTCGAGCCATGAGCCGGCTGGTCGTCATCGGCGGCGGCATGGCCGGTTTATCCGCCGCCTACGCCGCCCACAAAGCCAACCCTGCCCTCACCATCACCCTCCTCGAGGCCGGCCCCCGGCTGGGCGGCAAGGTGCTGACCCACGCCGAGGACGGATTTTTGCTGGAAGGTGGCCCCGACGCGGTGGTGCGGTACAAACCCTGGGCGCTGGAACTGATGCGGGAGTTGGGGCTCGAGGGAGAGCTGGTGGGGACCCTCCCGGCCAGGCCCTCGGCCCTGATCCACGACGGGAAACGGGCTTTGCCGATCCCTGCGGGGTTGCAGATGGTGGTTCCCGGCGACCTCTGGGCGCTGGCGAAAACCCCGTTGCTCTCCCCCTTCGGCAAGGCTCGAGCCCTCCTCGATCTGCTGTTGCCTGGCAAGGAAGAGGACGAAGCCTTCGGAGAGTTTATCCGGCGCCGCTTGGGCAACCAGGTGTGGGAGCGCTTGGCGGCCCCGTTATCGGGCGGGATCTACGGAGGTGACCCCGCTGAACTCTCCACCCTAGCGGCCTTCCCCCAGCTTAAAGAACTCGAGCGCACCCATAGTAGCCTGATCCGAGGTGCCCTTGAGCAGCGAAAAAAGCGGGGCACCCGCGAAGCCGGGGGGCTTTTCGCCTCGTTGCGCGGGGGATTGGGCACGTGGGTGGAGGCCATCACCAGGGGGCTCGAGGGGGTGCAGGTGTACCCCCATACCCCCGTGACTGGCCTCGAGCGCCGACCCGAGAGCTGGCGCGTCTATACCTCCCAGGGCTACCAGGAAGCCGAGGCGGTGGTCTTAGCGGTCCCGGCCGGTACGGCAGCACGGCTGCTAGAACCCCTTTACCCCACAGCGGCGCGGGCCTTGGGAGAGATCCCCTACGGCGACTCGGCTACAGTCTCGCTAGCCTTCCCCGCCGAGAAGATACCCCCCCGGGTGGGCCACGGGATGCTGATGGCGGCAGGGCAGGGCTTCCATGTGCGGGGCTTTACCTGGACCGACCAGAAGTGGGCTGGTCGGGCCCCTCAGGGCTACGCGTTGGTGCGGGCCTATTTCTCCGGGATTAGCGCCCGCGAAGCCGAGCTAATCCAGATGGCCCTGGCCGATCTGGAGCGGCTGTGGGGCCAAGTCCCCCCTCCTGAGCGCAGTTGGGTTTTCCGCTGGCCCCAAGGCCTCCCGCGCTACACGGTGGGGCATTTGGAACGGGTGAAGACGGCCACGGAAGCCGAGCGGTTAGCGGGGTTGTTCCTGGCCGGGGCTGCCTACCAGGGCGTAGGCTTGCCCGAGGTGGTGCGCCTGGGCAGCGCCAAAGCCCTCCAGGCGGTGGCCTTCCTGAGCCGCGGAGCCCCTAGCGCAGTACCTCACCCGGCTTGACCCTGAGCGCCCGCAAAAGCGGCAAAAGCGAGGCCAGCAGCACCACCCCCAGGCTCATCAGCGAAACCCAAACGAAGTCGCCCAAGCGAAGTTGCGCGGGCAGACCGCTGATGAAGTACAGCTCGCCGGGGATGCGCACCGGGTTGAGGGCGAAGTAGGTCGACAGCCCATAACCCAGCAGGTTTCCCAAGATGACCCCAGCCGTGCCGAGGATCAGCCCCTCGAGCGCAAACACCCCGGCCACCTGCACCCCCCTAGCTCCCATCACCCGCAAAAGGGCAATGTCCGGGGTTTTCTCCACCACCGCCAGCACCAGCACGTTAGCCATACCTAAGGCCGCCACCACCACGATCAAGAACACCACGATCCCGATCACCCGTTTTTGCAGGGCCAGCTGCTCGATGAGGGTGCGGTTGAGGCTTTGCCAGGTCTGGGCGAAATAATGCGTGCCGGAGAGTTCTCGGGCCACCTGGGGGGCTTGCTCGGGGTCTTTGAGCAGAACCTGGTAGCCGGTGAGGGTCCCGGGCTGGTCGGTGAGGTTTTGCACATCCTCGAGCGTGGCGAAGGCGTTTTCGGCGTCGAGCAAGGCGTTGCCGGTATGGAAAGTTCCGACTACCTCGAGTGAGATTCGCTTCTGACTCACCGAGAGCACGAAGAGCCGATCCCCCGGGAAAGCGCCCAACTGCCGGGCCAGATCGGAGCCTAGGATGATGCTCCCGGGTCGCAAGCGGGAGAGGTCAAGGCGGGGATATACCCGCTGGGCCCCTTCTCCCAAGCCCCACAAGGTAGCCACATCCACCCCCGCCCGCTGTCCCGAGGTAGCCCGGCGGGTGAGCAGCGCCTTGGTGACCAGGTAGGGGGTCTGGGCTACTACCTGGGGGTTAGCCTTGGGAGGCGGGGCGTTCTGGGGGTCGAAGGCTTGCAAGAAGATATGCGGCACCCCGCGCAAGGTGGCGTCGATCAGCCCTTGGGTGAAACCGTTGGTAAGCGAGAGGGCGGTGGTGAGCACCATAATGCCCACCGCCACGCCCAAAAGGGTGATAAGGCTTTGCGTGCGGCGGTAGCGCAGGTGGCGCAGGGCCAAGAACCAGATGAAGCGCATCCTGGATAGGATACCGTAGGGCCCGAGATTCGGTTTATCGGCCTACTTGGAGCACGGTCACCCGCACGTTGCGCACCCCAAAGCGGAAGGCGGTGCTGCGATCGGGCAACCATACGTCAATGTGGTTGCGCTTGCGCGGGTTCATGGTGTCTTCTACCACGAAGACGGTATCCCGGAAGAGGTAGTTGAACTGTCCCCTCCCTCCCCGGACGGTGCCCAAGTCTTCAAGCCTCACTTTTGAGCCATACGGCAAGGTGCGTAGCAAGTCGCGGCTCACCGCGACGATGCCGATCCTGGTCCGGGCTCCGGTAGCGGTGATGTGGGGGGTGCGGTCGGTTTCTCGTACGCTCGAGGTGTAAGCGGTAGCGGTAAGGATGTAAGTTCGGGGAGCCTGGGCCAATCCCGTGTTTACAATCACCAGCGCCAATACCCACCAAAAAAAACGTACGGCGATCAATCGTCGTACCATAGTCGTCCTAAAGGCTAGGCGGGCTCTCCAAGGAGAGGCTAAGAGGGTTGCATATACATCCTCATTATTCAGCCTCCCCCGTTCTCACCTGGCCTTCAGGTGAATTACAGAAGTGCATATTCGACGGCCTTAACCGCCTCCCCGCAAAAGTGAAGCCCACATTAAGCCGGACCCCATCTCTCTCATCCGAAGGTATGCACCGCCGCGTTTACAAATTAGGGCTCCAGGGCGTGAAAAAGAAGCCCTTTTTCCGTTTTAGACGGGCTTCTCCCTAGTTACGTTTCAAGCGAAATGAATATTCTCTACTCGAGCACCGCCAAATAGTCGTAGAGATCGGGTCCGCCAGGGTGAACCTCCAGGGTGAGGTCGGGAAAAGCCTGAGAAATCTCCTGTAAGAGGGCCTCAAGCCTCGGCTTCTCCACGGTTGGGCCGTGGAAGAGGGTCATGATCTCGTGCATAGCGTCCTTGGCCAGCCGCACCAACCCTAACAAGGCTTCCTCCGGGGTCCCGGCTACCAGGGCCAGCTTGTCGTCCTTGAGTCCGATGGGCTGCCCCTCTTTGACCTCCAGGCTCTCAATAGTGGCATCGCGACTAGCCCGGGTGACCTCGAGGGTCACCGAGCGGTTCATAGCTTCTTCCATCTCCGGCAACAGCTCGGCAGGCTCTACGTCGCCGTGGTACATTACCGCAGCGGCCAAGCCCTGCCCCATGGTCCGGGTGGGTAGCACGTGAACGTGCTTTCCTGCCTCTTGAGCGAGTTGGGCTGCTTGCTGGGCCGACATCAGGACGTTGGAATTGTTGGGCAGTACGATCACGTGCGGATTAGGCACGCTCCTAACCGCATCGAGTATGTCCTGCACGCTGGGGTTGGCCGTCTGCCCTCCGGCCACTACCCGCGCCCCCAGGCTGCGGAAGACCTTCACCAAACCCCAGCCCGCTGCCACCACCACCAAGCCGGTGGGCGGGGGGGCTTCCTCGGCGGCCCCGGCCATGCTCAGGATCTCGGTGTGCTGTAGCGACATATCTTCAACCTTGGTGCGCACCATCTTGCCGTAGCGGGCTACCATGCTCAAGAGGGCATCGGGGTCGTTGGTGTGGATGTGGCCTTTAACGTAGCCCTCCGCGCCTACCACCAGCAAGGAGTCTCCCCAACCCGAAACCGCCTGGCGGATTTCCTCGATGGGGGCCTGCACCCCCTCCATCAAGAACTCGGTGCAGTAGCCGTACTGCTCGGCGGCGAAATTGGTCTGGGCGTATTTCTCAACCTTAGGTGGCTCCGGCAGGGGCAGGCCCAGCAAGAAACCACGGATTCCCTCCAGAATGTGCAAGTATCCGGCCCCACCGGCATCCACCACTCCGGCCTGTTTGAGCACCGGCAGCAAGTTGGGAGTCTCGGCTAAGCCGACTCGCCCGCGCTCGAGCGCCCCCGACAGCACCGCCTCCAAATTCTTAGCCCCCCCTTCCAGGGCCTTACGGGCCCCCTCCGAGGCGTAGCGGGCTACGGTGAGGATGGTGCCCTCCACCGGCTTCATCACCGCCTTATACCCGGTGCGGGTGCCCTCCTCGAGGGCTTCGACGAGCACCTGAGGGGTGAGGGCCTCGGCTTTTTTTATCGCTTCCGAGAAGCCCTTGAGGATCTGCGAGGTGATGACCCCGGAGTTGCCTCGCGCTCCTAAGAGCGAGCCATAGCTGATGGCCCGAGCTACCTCCGCCATGCGCGAGGTATCGACCATGTCGAGTTCACGCCGTAGCGACTGCAGGGTAAGGTGCATATTGGTGCCGGTGTCCCCATCGGGAACCGGGTAGACGTTGAGGGCGTTGGTCTCTTCGATATACACCGCAAACCAGTCGGTGGCGTAGCGAAAAGCCTGCGCCAGTTCGGCGGGGGAAAGGCGCTCAGCCACACCTACCCCCCTTCGCAGCCGGGAAGAAAGCCCTCCTATCCACGGCTCACCCCCACCACG
This window harbors:
- a CDS encoding ABC transporter permease, with protein sequence MRFIWFLALRHLRYRRTQSLITLLGVAVGIMVLTTALSLTNGFTQGLIDATLRGVPHIFLQAFDPQNAPPPKANPQVVAQTPYLVTKALLTRRATSGQRAGVDVATLWGLGEGAQRVYPRLDLSRLRPGSIILGSDLARQLGAFPGDRLFVLSVSQKRISLEVVGTFHTGNALLDAENAFATLEDVQNLTDQPGTLTGYQVLLKDPEQAPQVARELSGTHYFAQTWQSLNRTLIEQLALQKRVIGIVVFLIVVVAALGMANVLVLAVVEKTPDIALLRVMGARGVQVAGVFALEGLILGTAGVILGNLLGYGLSTYFALNPVRIPGELYFISGLPAQLRLGDFVWVSLMSLGVVLLASLLPLLRALRVKPGEVLR
- a CDS encoding 3D domain-containing protein; its protein translation is MVRRLIAVRFFWWVLALVIVNTGLAQAPRTYILTATAYTSSVRETDRTPHITATGARTRIGIVAVSRDLLRTLPYGSKVRLEDLGTVRGGRGQFNYLFRDTVFVVEDTMNPRKRNHIDVWLPDRSTAFRFGVRNVRVTVLQVGR
- a CDS encoding DAK2 domain-containing protein, translating into MAERLSPAELAQAFRYATDWFAVYIEETNALNVYPVPDGDTGTNMHLTLQSLRRELDMVDTSRMAEVARAISYGSLLGARGNSGVITSQILKGFSEAIKKAEALTPQVLVEALEEGTRTGYKAVMKPVEGTILTVARYASEGARKALEGGAKNLEAVLSGALERGRVGLAETPNLLPVLKQAGVVDAGGAGYLHILEGIRGFLLGLPLPEPPKVEKYAQTNFAAEQYGYCTEFLMEGVQAPIEEIRQAVSGWGDSLLVVGAEGYVKGHIHTNDPDALLSMVARYGKMVRTKVEDMSLQHTEILSMAGAAEEAPPPTGLVVVAAGWGLVKVFRSLGARVVAGGQTANPSVQDILDAVRSVPNPHVIVLPNNSNVLMSAQQAAQLAQEAGKHVHVLPTRTMGQGLAAAVMYHGDVEPAELLPEMEEAMNRSVTLEVTRASRDATIESLEVKEGQPIGLKDDKLALVAGTPEEALLGLVRLAKDAMHEIMTLFHGPTVEKPRLEALLQEISQAFPDLTLEVHPGGPDLYDYLAVLE